The following DNA comes from Nothobranchius furzeri strain GRZ-AD chromosome 19, NfurGRZ-RIMD1, whole genome shotgun sequence.
TCCTGCAGCTGCGCTTCTTCCGCTTCCGGTTTGTTGTGACTGAAACAGAGCAGAGCAGCGAGttagtcacgtgggtctgatttcTGAGGGAATTTCACTGCTGGGaacgacggagcgcctccaggcggtCGCGTCAGGCTGGGAATGGGAAAACCGGGAATCATTTCACTGGAAAAGTCCCACCAATCAAGTTTCTGCTCCAGGAATTAGACGGATCCCGGACTTTTGTTTATTTGTGTGATTttaataaaagataaaaatgtgtttgaatgtttctgCTGAAGATTATTTAACTGGTTTTGGAGCCGAGCGGCTCCGGTTCGGACCGGACCGGAAGCAGGCCGGTTCCGTAGCTCCTCACCTCACCGAGCCCTCCACACTCTGCTCCAACATCTCCATGAAGCCTTCCGAGGGTGGGACCGGCTCACCGACACAGACCGACGGAGACGGAGGCGCTGATCACGGGGACAAACACTCGGGTCATGTGAGGGAGGCCGTCCGGGACACGTGAGCCTCCGAGCGGGCGCGAGCCGAGGCGGAGGCCGCTGGCTTCGGTTCGGTGTCTGATCCGCGGAGGTCCGGGTTCGGCTCAGATTCACAGCCGCTGGGAGTTCGGACCGGGGCGGGTTTCTTCCTAAAAACCGGACCGGTCGTGTATTGAGTCCTCTCGGTGCTCCGGTGTTTATCCGCGCTAACTGCGGCTCTTCATGCGCACAAGAAGACGCGGAGTGGACTCGTTTGCGCCTTTTGGGACgaaggaaacagcaactttctgtCTTTTTATTTGTACGTTTTTTCTTTAGAAGACGTGAAATGTTGTAACGGGACCCACGTGACTCGGATTATTACAGTTTTTACGGTTTCAGGCGGATTTGGGTGTTTTCTGCTATTATTTTCCGGATTAAACCGGTTGAGGCGCAGGTTGACCCGTTCTGTTTGTGTGGAACATTAAACATCTTTAACTAAACCCATCAGCTCGGTTCTGTTCCGCTCGGATCTTCACCGGTCtggtaattttttttttgtttctttgccCAGGTGACCTCAGCGATCCAATACGGGTTTTCCTTCAGACCACATGACCGAGCCGAGCCGAACCGAACCGTTCCGAGCCCCCTCCCTCAGCGCACGGAGCCCAAAGCAACAAAAAAGCCACATTTACAGCTCAGATTAAAACATCTCAGGGATTAAACAGGATTATCTGTCCGCTGGacataaataaaacacaatgGAATGGGCTACATGAAATACATGATAATGAGCCGCAcgtgtacagcgcctctcagaggaaggactccaaagcgctttacaccacagtgcatcattcatccattcacacacacattcacacactggtggggatgagaggcgaggctgccgagcacaggcgccaccgtccctccgaccaccaccagcaggcgaggtgggttaagtgtcttgcccaaggacacaacagcagaattctcagtctggagccgggatcgaacctgcaaccttccgattactggacaacccgctcaacctgttgagctactgctgccaccaAATACATCCCATAATACAACAGCAGCTTCTCATcattttaaaacttttatttttttgttcatttATGAAGAAATAAACCAAAACCCAAAAACAGTAAAGCATCCACGTGTGTTCAAAGACTATTTCAGCCTTTCTGTGTGTAAAaattataaatactttttattttaCCCACAAAACATCACCCTGAACAGCCTCAGTACAGAGAAATAGGGTTTATACTATTCAAGTATTCCCAGCGTTCCCACCTGCAGCATTCCCTCATGACAGCGTTCCCCCATTGCAGTGTTCCCACCTGCAGCGTTCCCCCACGGGAGCGTTCCCCCCCTGCAGCGTTCCCCCATTGCAGTGTTCCCACCTGCAACGTTCCCCCCTGCAGCGTTCCCCCTTGCAGCAGGTTTTCAACAACATGAGGAAAAACGTTCTGTTTGAAGTTTAAAGGAGGAATGATTGAACTATGCGAGTGCATCAATCAGCCCCGAACAAATGAGCAgcaacagaaaataaataaataaataacccgtGCAGCAACTCTGAGACTAGTGTTCCAGATTTGATGTTTCTCCCATTCTAGATTTATTCCATACTCCGAAATTCCAACTTCCAAGTAGGAAAACTCAACTGGAACAGAACCATGATCCAGCAGCAGGTATATCAGAACCAAGGTgctgcaggggtcctatcagagtCCAGACCAGAACCTGTGAGAACTTGGGACCTTCAGAGAGCTGAACCAGAACTGACAAGGCCCAGCAGAACTCTGATGGATCGGATGTTTTTGTTCTGTTGAGTTTTCTTTCATGTTTTGTCCGTCTTGCTGCCGGCGGAGGAGCAGAAGACGTGTCTGGAGCTCTGATCTGATCTGAATTTTCACTCATTCAGCCTAAAAGGTGAAAAACTCTTAAACATTTAACTGAGACGATAAAGTTTTAAACAAACAAACTCTTCATTCTCCTGGTTCTGTGATCCGATCCGTGTCGGGCTGCAGCTCCACATCCGTGGATCCGTGTGTTTATTTAGCTGATGACTCATTCATTCAGGCTGCAGAAGGAAGAAGGATCCACCCGATGCCAAACCGGAGGCCAGCCTCTCTGCTCCCTCCCAGCTCATTCTTTCCTACATGGGCACCCAGACGGGTTCTCAGTCAGAACAGAACCGGACCCAGCAGCCTGAAGGACTCAGACCGCAGGACGGACTGCACTTTTCTCCTCGACCAGCCGGATCCTAACAGGTAAATCCTTCGGGAACAGTTTTTATGTGTTTCTTATATTCCAGGGTGGAGCTGTTGGCTCCGCCCCAATTCAGATGTGAGACGAGTTCCATGTGATGTCTCCGAGTTTGGTTTAAAACTCATCGATGGACAGATTTGAAGTTTGTCTGGATTAAAACAAGCTCATCCAGGTGTTTCTGAACCAAAGGTAAAATGGCGACGCCCAAAAACACCCCCCGAGGCGCCAACAGCCCTCTGTCTCCGAACCGCATCACCCGGCTCCAGGAGAAGGAGGACCTGTCCAACCTCAACGACCGTCTGGCAGTCTACATCGACAAGGTGCGCTCTCTGGAGGTCGAGAACGCCGGCCTGCGTCTACGCATCACCGAGTCTGAGACCGAGGTGACCCGGGAGCTGACGGGTCTGAAGGCCGCCTACGAGGCCGAGCTGGCCGACGCCCGTCAGACGCTGGACTCGGTGGCCAAAGAGAGGGCGCGGCTGCAGCTGGAGCTGGGGAAGCTCCGAGAGGACCACAAGGAGCTGAAGGCCaggtgggtggtggtggggggctgTTTTTAAGGGAGCCCTGAAATCCTCAGACACGCCCCTGTAACCCTCGCAGACTTTAAACAGAGATATGTGACTAGAGCTGCTCCCACCTCTAAATGTTGTGGATCAGATCGAACCTTACGAAAGGGCAGAAATGGAGTCTTTTATACGATGATGGTGAGACGTCCGTTCCCCTCCAGGTTTCTGCTTTTTTAAGTTTTTaaacaaagcaaaacaacaaaACGTATTTAAATAAAGTTGAAAACCCTCTTTAACACGAGTTTTACAAGAAATGAAGCTCAACACTCGTCTCTTCTTACTGCATAAACTCGGTTTTCAATCAGAACACGACGGGAATGAAAGCAGCTGAAttatcctgaaacaggagcgagaTTTCCTCACAGCGGGTTCACACGTTTGACCTTTTGTGTTTTACTTAAAGACGTTTAGTCTCTGAGTCGAGGAAAGCCGTTTGTGTGAGTCGTCAGCAGAAACCGGAGCAGCTCCTCAGGTTTTAATAACCGGAGTTTTTTAGGAGCTGCTGATTGAGCCGCTCCCTCCTCATCCCTCCCCGCCTCCGACTCCAGATCCCGATGACTAACTCTTTCCTCGTGAACCATCATCATTATACGTGGCAGCGGCTCTGAGACTGTGCCCCTAAAGGCTTTACTTTCCATAAatacgcgcgcgcgtgtgtgtgtgtgtgtgtgtgtgtgtgtgtgtgtgtgtgtgtgtgtgtgtgtggtcattaCCATGGCAGCCAAACACCAGCGGCTGTGGTTTGTGGGCAGCAGCATCATGGGACATTCACCGTGGAGTGACTCAGATCCACCAGTTCTCCTCCAGGTTCTGTCCCACAGGGGCGGGGCCAATAGGGGGGCCTGGGAGGCCGAGCCCACTCAAACGTGGCCGGAGGTCTCTGCAGCTGGTCATAATAAAACATAATTACTCACGTATCTGGCCTGTTCAATAACAGATTGTTTATCTGAGTTTCTGCGTTTTTTAAACACACATGTTTTGAAGACAGACGTTCCGGTCCCGGTTCCTCGTTCTCAGAGTGTGGGTTTGatgtgaaactgggtttggatgatccaaaaacataaataaatgagaaaacatcatttcccagtgataaacaaaataaacagatAAATAGTGAAGAGTCAGACCTGACGACTGAAACTACGAGCTGTAATCCTCACAGCTGACCTTCGTCCTGTAAATCTTTTCTGTTTCAGTCGAGATGAAATCATTTGGGTCAGAGACGAACTGCTTGGTTTGCGTTTACTTTTCCAGGAACAGTAAGAAGGAATCGGACCTCTCCGGAGCTCAGCAGCGGCTCAAAGACCTGGAGGCTCTGCTGAACTCGAAGGACGCGTCTCTGACCACGGCGCTGGGAGAGAAACGGAACCTGGAGGTGGAGACCCGGGACCTGAAGGCTCAGGTCGCAAAGGTGACCTCACACTCAGTCAGGGGTCATGTATGGAAGCCCATTACTGCCAGAAATTATACAGAAGCTTAGATTTATTACTCTGAGTCAAAATGATCATAAAGATCCGCTAAAGTTTATCTTTTGCATGGATGAAACTGCGTCAGAAGCTCCTCCTACTTCCTgctctttttttatttaatgtttttgtttctcCTTGTTTTTCTCAGCTGGAAACGGGTCTGGGCGACGCCAGGAAGCAGCTCCAGGAGGAGATGCTGAGGAGGGTGGACGGGGAGAACCGCATTCAGACCCTGAAAGAGGAGCTGGACTTTCAGAAGAACCTCCAATCTGAAGTCAGGTTTCGGACAAATGTTCCTGTCAGAGGGGAATGTTGGGAAGCAGCAACACCACTCAGACTTCCTTCTTCAACAGGAGCTGCGGGAGATAAAACGGCGGCACGAGTCCCGAATGGTGGAGCTGGATAACGGCCACCAGCAGGAGTTTGAAAGCAAACTGGCCGAAGCGTTGGTGGAGATGCGAAACCAGCATGAGCTGCAGATCAAAATGTACAAAGAGGAGATGGAGAAGACCTACAGTACCAAGGTCCATACACGTGGTTTAGCTTCCTAGGATGTGGTCCTTCTGAGGAGGAACGCTTTCTGAATGTTTCTGTCTGACAGCTGGAAGGCGCTCGTCAGTCGGCCGACCGGAGCAGCCACCTGGTTGGAGCGGCTCACGAGGAGCTGCAGCAAACACGAATACGCCTGGAGTCCACATCTGCTCAGCTCAGCCAGCTGCAGAAACAGGTCAAGCACAGAAAACACTTAAAACATCAaaaacaaccctaacccactTCCAACACATCATAAACAACCCTAACCCACTTCCAAAACATCAaaaacaaccctaacccactTCCAACACAGCATAAACAACCCTAACCCACTTCCAACACATCATAAACAACCCTAACCCACTTCCAACACATCATAAACAACCCTAACCCACTTCCAACACGGCATAAACAACCCTAACCCACTTCCAAAACATCACAAACAACCCTAACCCACTTCCAACACAGCATAAACAACCCTAACCCACTTCCAAAACATCACAAACAACCCTAACCCACTTCCAACACATCATAAACAACCCTAACCCACTTCCAACACATCATAAACAACCCTAACCCACTTCCAACACATCATAAACAACCCTAACCCACTTCCAACACGGCATAAACAACCCTAACCCACTTCCAAAACATCACAAACAACCCTAACCCACTTCCAACACATCATAAACAACCCTAACCCACTTCCAAAACATCATAAACAACCCTAACCCACTTCCAACACATCATAAACAACCCTAACCCACTTCCAACACATCAaaaacaaccctaacccactTCCAAAACATCACAAACAACCCTAACCCACTTCCAAAACATCACAAACAACCCTAACCCACTTCCAACACAGCATAAACAACCCTAACCCACTTCCAAAACATCACAAACAACCCTAACCCACTTCCAAAACATCATAAACAACCCTAACCCACTTCCAAAACATCACAAACAACCCTAACCCACTTCCAACACATCATAAACAACCCTAACCCACTTCCAACACATCATAAACAACCCTAACCCACTTCCAAAACATCATAAACAACCCTAACCCACTTCCAACACATCATAAACAACCCTAACCCACTTCCAACACAGCATAAACAACCCTAACCCACTTCCAAAACATCACAAACAACCCTAACCCACTTCCAAAACATCATAAACAACCCTAACCCACTTCCAACACATCATAAACAACCCTAACCCACTTCCAAAACATCATAAACAACCCTAACCCACTTCCAACACATCACAAACAACCCTAACCCACTTCCAAAACATCATAAACAACCCTAACCCACTTCCAACACAGCATAAACAACCCTAACCCACTTCCAAAACATCACAAACAACCCTAACCCACTTCCAAAACATCACAAACAACCCTAACCCACTTCCAACACATCACAAACAACCCTAACCCACTTCCAAAACATCATAAACAACCCTAGCCCACTTCCAACACATCATAAACAACTTGGTGCAAAATGCTTTAAATCACAAAGCGTCCAATTGCTAATCTGTAAAACAGGCTAGCTTCACACGTTGAACAGCGTTCGAAAATCGTTTAGCCATAAagttattgtggagataaaaaaaatacaaaaaacctAATAAAGTGGTTCGCTCACGTTTGTCCaaaaacctccaccaacaacACGGATCGGACCAAAACCAGCCaccggaccatccggttgtcggtctcaccgaaccgccgcacttccctggtcctacactcatcacacactcacgtgttCAGCACGAGAACGCCACCGGTGTGAGAGATTCTCCGCTCAGTaacaccagagaaggagaaacagccggctgctaccgcttcagctttaggacaaactaacagagtcccaaaaagaaaatcaccgtctgaagtcacggacaacaaaagaaaaCGGGGACCGGTGTCTAGCGCTGACTCGTTTCCTCTGGTAATGTGGGTTCCGTTTCCAGGGGGGTGTGGCCTAGGCATTAGATGGGTGAGAGTTCCGTGACAGCGCTTGTGTttcaaagctagcttgttttgcagcctTAATGcaaaatttaaaacattttatcgTTTTGAAAGATTTCCTCTCCAGTGCTTTCTGTTACGTCTTTGTGCCTCTTCCtttagcattctgggatgtgatGGTGATTAGTCTAAATCTGTCTAATCCAGCTGGCGGCTCGTGAGGCGAAGCTCCGGGAACTAGAGGACGCACTGTCCCGGGAGCGGGACACCACTCGTCGCCTGCTGGGAGAGAAAGACCGGGAGATGGCGGAGATGAGGCAGAGGATGCAGCAGCAGCTGGATGAGTATCAGGAGCTCCTGGACGTGAAGCTGGCTCTGGATATGGAGATCTGTGCCTACAGGAAACTtctggagggggaggaggagcgcCTGCGCCTGTCCCCCAGTCCCCCTCCAACCAGAGTGACAGCAAGTCGCTCCTCCGCTTCGGCCAGCCACTCTCGATTGATCCACAGCAGCGCTCGCAGCTCCCCAGCCAAGAGACGCCGTCCTAACGACACCGACAGCGAGGCGTCCAGTGTTGTGGGCGGAGCTGTGTCTCGTACTCGCATCATTCAGCAGGCCTCAGCCAGCGGACGCGTCACTGTGGACGAGGTGGACCTGGACGGGAAGTATGTCCGACTCAGCAACAAGGCAGACGAGGTGAGAGGGTGAAATGGTCATAAGATGTCACTCTACCTGAGGTGTTCCTCATGGTTCTATCCTAGTTACACATGTTTTTCTTCCAGTCAGCAAGAAAAATACCAGATGTCTTGCTGATGATGCTGTGATTTACTGTTACCTCATCAAGCTTTCAGATTTTCTAAGACCGTTCACCAGGTTTAACACCCGACACAAAACCAGACTAGTTTCCAAgcattttgtttaatttaaacTCAGATGTCATCAGAGATCATTTATAAAGCTGCTCTCCATCTTGTAAGTCCTGTAAAAATATGGGAGGATATTTTCATGTCTCTCAAGATTCATTCGGTTGAACTTCACCAACGGGCTGTTCTGACTTTTGTCTCCAGCTTCACAGCCGATCCCGCTCTAGGCGCTAAGACAATGATTCAGGACCGGTGCCTCCTGGTTTGTTGAGTGTCTTCTAGCCTTCTGGTGTCATCTTCTCCCTGTAGGATCAGAATTTGGGGAACTGGCAGCTGAAGCGGCAGGTGGGATCCGGCGTTCCCATCATCTTTAAGTTTCCGGCTAAATTCACTCTGAAGGCCGGCCAGAGAGTAACGGTTAGAACCTTTGTTCCACGATCAGAACCAGAAACGGCCTTGCGCGTGTTTTAACCTTCCGTTGGGTTCTCTGTGATCAGATCTGGGCTTCAAACGGAGGTGGAGTCCACAATCCTCCTTCAGACCTGGTGTGGAAGGCCCAGCCTACCTGGGGCACCGGAGACCAGTTCCAGACCAGCTTGCTCAGTGCCAGTGGAGAGGTGCCCACAACCCCCACAGCATTTAACAAAAACCTAAAAATGTACATGTAATCAAACGTTCATGGTTTAGACGACTGAGTGAAAGCTTTTCTTCCAGGAAATGGCGATGAGGAAGGTGACCCGCACACACTTTGAAGACGAAGATGAAGATATGGTGAGACGCTCAAACAGAGGCACAAACAAAAGGGTTCAAGTGAAGTCCTGGAGACGCTTTTGTTTCTTTacagaaacaataaaaaatgtattttgagTCAAAAGTGTTTAAGCATTAAACATTTTAACTTAATAAAACACgtgaaaaattattattttattacatcAGTGAATTCTCTTGTTCAAAAAAAAAACTCTGAGCCTTTTTTCGTTGTATGGAATCATTAGAGTGCCATtaaatgaattaaaaataatgaatgaTAAACTAATAAATTCACACGTAGGAATATTTAAACAGTTTGGCTTGTTTAgacatttatttgtttatattcaagtttttaacattttaatttaaagagcaagtcacccccaaaccaactgttttttctgataaactatataaatggtaaaaaatggtaaatggcctgtatttgatatagcgccttctagagtcctggaaccccccaaggcgctttacaacacaatcatccattcacacactggtggtgatgagctacgatgtagccacagctgccctggggcgcactgacagaggcgaggctgccgagcactggcgccaccggtccctccgaccaccaccagcaggcaacgtgggttaagtgtcttgcccaaggacacaacgacagcgagcgacagactgagcggggctcgaacctgcaaccttccgattacggggcgagcgcttaactcctgtgccaccgtcgccccaaatgcGTGTCTaaacgtgctgcagacacgtgtcgtcaatagttt
Coding sequences within:
- the LOC107394894 gene encoding lamin-A isoform X2; translated protein: MATPKNTPRGANSPLSPNRITRLQEKEDLSNLNDRLAVYIDKVRSLEVENAGLRLRITESETEVTRELTGLKAAYEAELADARQTLDSVAKERARLQLELGKLREDHKELKARNSKKESDLSGAQQRLKDLEALLNSKDASLTTALGEKRNLEVETRDLKAQVAKLETGLGDARKQLQEEMLRRVDGENRIQTLKEELDFQKNLQSEELREIKRRHESRMVELDNGHQQEFESKLAEALVEMRNQHELQIKMYKEEMEKTYSTKLEGARQSADRSSHLVGAAHEELQQTRIRLESTSAQLSQLQKQLAAREAKLRELEDALSRERDTTRRLLGEKDREMAEMRQRMQQQLDEYQELLDVKLALDMEICAYRKLLEGEEERLRLSPSPPPTRVTASRSSASASHSRLIHSSARSSPAKRRRPNDTDSEASSVVGGAVSRTRIIQQASASGRVTVDEVDLDGKYVRLSNKADEDQNLGNWQLKRQVGSGVPIIFKFPAKFTLKAGQRVTIWASNGGGVHNPPSDLVWKAQPTWGTGDQFQTSLLSASGEEMAMRKVTRTHFEDEDEDMVAHSTCSDGEYNLRSRTVVCGSCGLPSDKSSSCSVSSASRSFRSGGISEGLVPQSYVFSTSTPRKTGLRMESCPVM
- the LOC107394894 gene encoding lamin-A isoform X1, producing the protein MATPKNTPRGANSPLSPNRITRLQEKEDLSNLNDRLAVYIDKVRSLEVENAGLRLRITESETEVTRELTGLKAAYEAELADARQTLDSVAKERARLQLELGKLREDHKELKARNSKKESDLSGAQQRLKDLEALLNSKDASLTTALGEKRNLEVETRDLKAQVAKLETGLGDARKQLQEEMLRRVDGENRIQTLKEELDFQKNLQSEELREIKRRHESRMVELDNGHQQEFESKLAEALVEMRNQHELQIKMYKEEMEKTYSTKLEGARQSADRSSHLVGAAHEELQQTRIRLESTSAQLSQLQKQLAAREAKLRELEDALSRERDTTRRLLGEKDREMAEMRQRMQQQLDEYQELLDVKLALDMEICAYRKLLEGEEERLRLSPSPPPTRVTASRSSASASHSRLIHSSARSSPAKRRRPNDTDSEASSVVGGAVSRTRIIQQASASGRVTVDEVDLDGKYVRLSNKADEDQNLGNWQLKRQVGSGVPIIFKFPAKFTLKAGQRVTIWASNGGGVHNPPSDLVWKAQPTWGTGDQFQTSLLSASGEEMAMRKVTRTHFEDEDEDMQVAHSTCSDGEYNLRSRTVVCGSCGLPSDKSSSCSVSSASRSFRSGGISEGLVPQSYVFSTSTPRKTGLRMESCPVM